Part of the Spirochaeta cellobiosiphila DSM 17781 genome, ATCTTATACCAAGGACAGGGACAGCTAAGGCAACCATTTTAATGATTGGTGGTCAGATATTTTTAGCTGCCATAATCGATTTACTAAAGGGAAATATAGACACACCACATTGGACATTATTGGGTATTGCCCTTGTGATATCTGGTGTATGTATAGGAGAATTAAATGAACAAACTAAATAAAATGACCATCCCTTTACTTTCTATCTCATGTGGACTAATAGTCGCCAACCTTTATTATGCGCAACCATTGATTGATTTAATAAGCAAAGATATTAATCTAAAGACCAGTACTGCTGGCTTAATTGTAACAATGACTCAAATTGGCTATGTAATTGGACTTATCTTTATTGTCCCCCTAAGTGACTTGATGGAAAACAAAAAAATAATGATCACAACACTAGCTCTTGCACTCATAGGTTTACTAATAATAACGATTAGTCATCAAAGCTTATTATTATTGTTCGGTTCAGCAATATTAGGAATTGGATCAGTGACGGCCCAAATTATTGTTCCTTATGGTGCCAGTATGTCAGAGGCTAACGAAAGAGGTAAAACAGTAGGAACTATCATGAGTGGACTCTTTCTTGGAATTCTATTTTCCAGACCACTATCCAGCCTAATCGCAACTTTTAATAGTTGGAGACTTGTATATGCACTATCTGCGCTTATCATACTTACTGTAATAATATTGATATTTACCTTATTACCGAAACGACAGGTAAACACTCAGCTTAGTTACTCAAAAGTTATTCGTTCATTGGGACAAATACTAATTCATACCCCCATCCTCAGAAGAAGAGCTATTTATCAAGCAGCTCTATTTGGATCCTTCAGTATATTCTGGACAGTTACCCCATTGTGGTTAAAAGATCATTATAATCTCACTCAAGGGCAGATAACATTATTTACTTTACTAGGAGTAGGCGGAGCCATTGGATCTCCTATTGCAGGTCGCCTAGCGGACAAAGGATATACAAGGGCTCTTACTGGAGTGGCGATAGTATTAGTTTCACTTAGTTTTTTAATAACCCATATGGGGAGTACTGGTAATATTTCATTGATAATGTTTTGTATTTCCGCTGTATTACTCGATACCTTTGTATCCTTTAATCTAGTATTAGGCCAACAACAAATCTATTCATTAGGAGATGAATTAAGAGGACGCCTCAATGGATTATTTATGGCTTTGTTCTTTATTGGAGGTGCCATAGGATCGGCCATTGGAACTTGGGCATATACGAAAGGACAATGGAATCTTAGTTCGACTATTGCTATTACTGTACTTATTATCACTATAGTTTATTATTCAACAGAATATCTACCTAAGAAGCATTAGTCTTGTATAGGGAGTGTTATCGTAAAGGATGTCCCTTTACCAAGTCCTTGAGACGCTGCAGTTAT contains:
- a CDS encoding MFS transporter is translated as MNKLNKMTIPLLSISCGLIVANLYYAQPLIDLISKDINLKTSTAGLIVTMTQIGYVIGLIFIVPLSDLMENKKIMITTLALALIGLLIITISHQSLLLLFGSAILGIGSVTAQIIVPYGASMSEANERGKTVGTIMSGLFLGILFSRPLSSLIATFNSWRLVYALSALIILTVIILIFTLLPKRQVNTQLSYSKVIRSLGQILIHTPILRRRAIYQAALFGSFSIFWTVTPLWLKDHYNLTQGQITLFTLLGVGGAIGSPIAGRLADKGYTRALTGVAIVLVSLSFLITHMGSTGNISLIMFCISAVLLDTFVSFNLVLGQQQIYSLGDELRGRLNGLFMALFFIGGAIGSAIGTWAYTKGQWNLSSTIAITVLIITIVYYSTEYLPKKH